DNA from Acidobacteriota bacterium:
GCCGCCCATGTAGCTGCCGGCGTTCTCCGGCGACGGGGCGATCTGATCCTGGTTCGGAAACTCGGGCGGCGCCGGCAGCTCGCCGTTCTCGTCCGGCGGCAGCAGGTGGAGGTTGAAGTGGTGGATGATGTCGCTGTCCGGCTTGCACTGGAAGGCGACGACCCAGCGGTCCTCCGGCAGGTCCTCCTCGGTGAGCACGTAGGAGAACGCGGCATAGAGGTCGTCCACGTCGTCCTCGACGAAGTAGGGCTCCGGCATCGTCACGACGAGGTCGGGCTCGCCGACGACCCAGCCTCCGGTGCTCGGAAACTCGCGCGGCGGCGGGGCTTCGGCGGCGTCGCCGGGGGCCGCGCCGCTTCCGGCCCAGTTGACCAGGGTCTCGATCTCCGCCTGGTCAAGCACCCGTTCGTTCGCGAATGTGCCGTCGTGCTGCGGGTGGGCGTCCCACGGCGGCATCTCGCGCGCCGCTACCGTCCGCGCGATCGACCGGGCCCAGGGCCGCACCTCGGCGTAGGTGGTCAGGGCCATCGGCGCCCTCATCCCGCCGTAGTTGGCTCCCGCCGGGCGGTGACAGTCCTGGCAGTGCATCTGCAGAACGGGCAGCACATCGCCGTAGAAGGTCGGCGCGTCGCGGTCGGCGGCGGCGGCCGGAGTGACGACGAGGAGGGCGAGTGCGAACGGGACTGTGCGGTTCATGGCGTCAGGGTACCAGCGGAAGCCCGGAGCCGGAGTGGCCCGGCCGCTGCGCGGCGCGCCGCGATGCCGGCCAGAAGGCCGGCGCACCCAGGCCGGCGCAACCAGTGGGCTCAGGCGGTCGCCAACTGGCGCTCGGGGTGCATCTCGTCGACATCGACGCCGACGATCCTCGATACGCCGCGTTCCTCCATCGTCACTCCGTAGAGCGTGCTCGCCACCTGCATCGTCAGCTTGTTGTGGGTGATGATGAGGAACTGGGTTTCCGCCGACATCCGCTGCAGCATGTCGACGAAGCGCAGGATGTTCGCGTCGTCGAGCGGCGCGTCGACTTCATCGAGGATGCAGAACGGGGATGGCTTCGTCTGGAAGAGGGCGAACAGCAGGGCGATCGCCGCTAGCGCCTTCTCCCCGCCCGAGAGCAGCATGATGTTCTGGGCGCGCTTGCCCGGTGGCCGGGCGGTGATCTCGATGCCGCAGTCCAGCGGGTCCTCCTCGTCCATCAGGCGCATTTCGGCATCGCCGCCACGGAAGAGTTCGGTGAAGGTGCGGCCGAAGTTCTCGTTGACCTCACTGAAGGCGGCGACGAAGCGCTCGGAGGAGGTCCTGTCGATGTCGCGGATCGTGCGCTTCAGGCTCTCGACGGAGGACGCCACGTCAGTACGCTGTCCGGTCAGGAACGTGTGGCGCTCCTGCTGCTCGTCGTACTCGTCGGCGGCCAGCACGTTGACCGGTCCCATCCGCTCCAGCAGGGTACGCCGCTGTTCGAGCTCCTCGGTCATGGCATCGAGGTCGGGGACTTCACCGTCCGGCCGGGCAGGCGCTTCCTGGCTGGCCAACTCGCGCCCGAACTCTTCGCGGTAGTCCCCTTCGAGGTGTTCGGCGTCCTGGCGCAGGCCCGCCTGCCGTACGCGCAGGTCCTCGATCCGGTCGCGCTGTTCGTCGCGCCGGGCGCCGAGGTCGCGCATTCGGGCCTCCAATTCGCGTCCGCGGCCCCGCTCTTCCTCGAGAGCCTCCTGGGCGGCGGTCGCTTCGTCTCTCGCGCTCGTCCGCTCGGCCAGGGCGTTGTCGAGTTCCCGCCGTGCCCGGGTGGATGCCTCCTCGAGTTCGATGAGGCGTCCGCGCAGCCGCTCCTGCTCGGCGAGCCACTCATTGTCGGCCTCGCGCAGACTCGCGATTCGCTGCTCCAGTCTCTCCGTCTCGTTTCGCTCCGTAGCTGAGCGCTCCTCGATCAGTTCGAGCTGGCCCTGCCGGCCGGCCCCCGCCGTGACGCGCTCCTCGCGCTCCTCACGGGCCCGCTCGACGGCGGCGGCCGCTTCCTGGACTGCCCGTTCCAGACTGCGATGAACCGTCTCGCGGGCTTCGATGTCGGTCTGGATCTGTGCCTGGCGACTCTCCGCCTCGGCGATCTTGCGAATCAGTTCGTCGCGCTCGCTCTCGGCCGCCGCGCTTTCGCGAGCCTGTACGGCGCGCCGTTCGGTGATGTCCTCGAGGCGGGCCCTGGCGACTGCGAGCTGTTCCCGGAGATCGGCCGCGGCCTTCTCGATCCGCCGACCTTCCAGGGCGGCGTCGCGGACGCTCCCGGCGGCTCCATCGATCTCGCTGCTGAGCGTTGTGCAGCGTTCCTTGAGTTCGTCCGTACGTCGGACGAGGTCGTCGAGCTCGCGTTGACGGCCCAGAGCGCCCGGCGCCGCGCCTTCGCCGCGCACGGTGACGCGGCCGGCCTCGATCCAGAGCCGGTCCCGGCACAGGAAGGCGACGTCCGGGTTGTCCGCCGCCAGGCGTTCCGCCGCCTCGGGGCTGGAGAGGAGGCAACCGGGGGGGAGCGAGGCGCGCAGTTCTTCGGGCAGGCCGAGCGCCGTCCACACGTCGCCGACGATCTCCGGATCGTCGAGTTCCGCGATTTTCTTGAGCCCTGGCAGGGGCTTCCGTGTCTCGGCCGGCCGAAGGAGCGTGACCTGGTGTTCCAAGCCGGCGAGAGCGCGGGCGATGGCCACGGCATCTTCGTCGCCGGGGGTCAGGACGGCGTTGCGCAGCGGGCCCAGGAAGAGGTCGAGGCTGTCTTCCCAGCCCGCCGGCACGTTCACTTCGTCGCCGAGGAAGCGGGGCTCCGAAAGCCCCAGATCGAGCAGAGCGCCGCGGATTCCGGTTCGCAGCTCCTCGTCGCGCTGACCGAGCTCGCGGAGAACGGCCGTCCGCTTCTGGGCCTCGACGAGCTCCTCGCGGCGCGTTTCCCGTTCGGCCTGGGCCGCCTGCCGCCGGTTCCGGCTCGCTTCAAGGGCCGTGGCGGCACGCTGGGCGGCCTGGGTCTCGGTGGTCAGGGCGATGTCCAGCGTCTCCACCTTGGCGCCTACGCTCTTGACGTCGACGTCGATCGAGCGGAGCGCGTCCCTGCTGCGTTCCAGCGTCGTTTCGGCTCGGTCGCGGCGGTCGACCGCCTTCTCGGTGACGATGCGCTCGGCGACCAGGCGGCTCCTCAGCCCGTCCATCCCCACGCGCGATGCCGCCTGTTCCTCGAGCAGATCACGATGTCGCCTGCGCGCGTCCTCGATAGCGGTATCGGCCTCGTCGATCCGGCGGCGGTCGTCGTGGACCTTCGCCAGCGCCTCTTCGCGCTCCGAAAGGAACATCTGCCGGCGTCCGGCGAGAACGGCGAGGGCCTCCTCGGCCGCCGCCAGTTCGCGGCGCCGCGTCTCCTCGCTTCGGGCGCCGGCTTCCAGCCGCTCGGCGATTTCCGCCCGGGTGGCGCGGCCGCCCTTGATCAGTTCCTGGCGCCCCTCGATCGTCGCCAGCAGGGTGGCCTGACGTTCGTGCGAGCGGACGGCCTCTCCGGTGCGTGCGTCGATGGTGTGACGGCACTCGGCGAGTTCCGCGTTGCCGCGGGCGATCTCCGCCAGGAGTTCCGCCTCCCGGTTGGCCTCCTGTCCCAGAGCCGACCCGAGTTCCCCGAGCTCGCCCTGGAGCTTCGCCCAACGTGCCAGGAGCACGGCGTCGAGCAGCTCGCGGTAGGCCCCCCTGCGTTCGCGGTGGCGCCGCGCGGCGTTCGCCTGCCTCTTGAGCGAGCGAAGACTGCGCTCGACCTCGGAGATGATGTCGTCGAGCCGGAGCAGGTCGGCGGTCGCGTCCTCGAGCTTCAGGCTGGCGAGGCGCTTGCGGTTCTTGTAACGGGTGATCCCGGCCGCTTCCTCGATCAGCTTGCGGCGTTCCTGGGGCTTGCCGGAGAGGATCATCCCGATCCGCCCCTGCTCGATCACGGAGTAGGCGCGGATGCCCAGACCCGTGTCCATCAGGATGTCGCGGATGTCCTTGAGCCGGGCCACCCGGTCGTTCAGCCGGTACTGGCCCTCGCCGCCGCGGAAGATCCGCCGCCCGATCGTGATGCGGCCGTCCTCGGCGTTCTCGACGCTGCCGTCGGTGAGGAAGGTGAGGCTGACCTCGGCCATCCCAAGGGGCTTGCGCTGGCCGCTGCCATTGAATATGACCTCCTCCATGGAGCTGCCGCGCAGCGACTTGGGGCTCTGCTCGCCGAGCACCCAGGTGATGGCCTCTGCCAGGTTGCTCTTGCCGCAGCCGTTCGGTCCGACGATCGCCGTGATGCCGCGGGCGAAGCGGCTCGTTACCGGGTCGACGAAGGTCTTGAAGCCGTTGACTTCAAGGCTTTCCAGTTTGAGCATGGTTGGCGTGGCGGGGAATCGGGCCTTTCCGGCCCTTGGGGAAGATAACAGGATTCATGCATAAGTCACAAGTAGTTGTGCCGGTGGTCGTTCCCGGCCACAACATGTGGCGTCTCGGGCGCGCCGCTGATACGCTGCCACGGCGGTGAGCGCGCTGACGGTCAAGAGAACGCTGTTCGATGCGCCGCAGATGGCGCGGATGATGCGCCGGATGGCGCTGGAGGTGGTCGAGCGCGCGGGGGGGACCGACTCGCTGATGCTGGTCGGCGTGCGCACCCGCGGCGTGCCCCTGGCCGACTTCATCGCCGCCGAGATCAAGCGCACGGAAGACGTGGCCGTGCCGGTCGGCGTACTCGACATCACGCTCTACCGGGACGATCTCTCGACGATCGCGCCACAGCCCGTGGTCAAGGAGAGCGTGATGCCGGTTCCGATCGACGACCGGATCGTCGTGCTCTGCGACGACGTTCTCTACAGCGGCCGCACGATCCGGGCGGCGATGGACGCCCTGATCATGGACTACGGCCGGCCGCGGGCGATTCGCCTCGCGGTGCTGATCGACCGCGGCCACCGGGAACTTCCGATCCACGCCGACTGCGTCGGCGAACACGTGCAGACGACGGACACCGAGGTGATCAAGGTCTCCTACGCGGCTACCGACGGCGGCAAGGAGCTGGTCGAGCTCCTGGAACGCGAAGGGTGAGCGTACCGGTCTGGCAGCGAGGCGACCTGCTCGGGGTCGCCGAGTTGTCTACGGCCGAGATCCTCCACGTTCTCGACACTGCGGAGTCGTTCGTCGAGGTGGCGGCGCGGCCGATCAAGAAGGTGCCGACGCTGCGGGGCAAGACGGTCATCAACCTGTTCTTCGAGCCCTCGACCCGGACCAGCTCGAGCTTCGAGATCGCCGAGAAGCGGCTATCGGCCGACAACATCAACTTCTCGACTTCCTCGTCGTCGTTGTCCAAGGGCGAGACGCTGCTCGACACGGCCCGCAATCTGGAGGCGATGGCGCCGGATCTCGTCGTCATCCGGCATGCCCACCCGCGGGTGCCGCACGCACTGGCGGAGCGTCTCGCTTCGGGCGTGATCAACGCCGGCGACGGTTCCCACGAGCATCCCACCCAGGCGCTGCTCGACGCCTTCACGATTCGCCGCCGGAAGGGTCGGGTGGAGGGCCTGAAGATCGCCATTGTCGGCGATGTGGCGCACAGCCGGGTCGTCCGCTCGAACGTCCTTTGCCTGACCCGGCTGGGTGCCGACGTCACCGTTGCCGGGCCCCGCACGATGATGCCGGAAGAGCCCGAGTCGCTTGGTGCCCGGGTGGTCTATTCGCTGGAGGAGGCGATCGAGGACGCCGACGTGGTGATGATGCTCCGTGTGCAACTCGAGCGTCAGGCGCGGGTCGCGTTTCCCTCAGAACGGGAGTACTTCGAGTTCTTCGGGCTCACCGCGGAGCGCCTGCGCCGGGCGAGCGACGACGCGATCATCATGCACCCGGGGCCGATCAACCGCGGCATCGAGATCGCCAGCGAGGTCGCCGACGGACCCTGGTCGGTGATCCTCGAGCAGGTGGCGAACGGCGTCGCGGTGCGGATGGCCGTGCTCTACCTGCTGGCCGGCACGAAGAGCGGCGAGGGCGGACCGACGCCGTGAGCGGATCGCTGATCGTTCGCGGAGGCCGGGTCGTCGACCCGACCCAGGAACTCGACGGTCCGGCCGACGTCCTGATCGGGGGTGGCAAGGTGACGGCCTGCGGCCCCGGTCTTCCGGCGCCGGAGAACGCGCGCGAGGTCGACGCCGCGGGTCTGGTCGTCACGCCCGGCCTGATCGACATGCACGTCCACCTGCGGGAGCCGGGCCAGGAGTACAAGGAGACGATCGAGACCGGGACGCGGGCCGCCGCGGCCGGAGGGTTCGTGGCCGTCGCCTGCATGCCGAACACCGATCCCGTGAACGACGACCCGTCCGTTACCGAGTTCATGCTCAAGCAGGCGGAGCGGGCGGGCTGGGCCCGGGTCTACCCGATCGCAGCGGTGAGCAGGGGGCTCCTGGGCCGCGAGTTGACGGAGTTCGGCGCTCAGCGACGGGCCGGGGCGGTCGCGATTTCGGACGACGGCCGTCCCGTCTGGAGTGCTGCCCTGATGCGCCAGGCGCTGCGCTACGCCCGGCACTTCGACCTGCCGCTGATCCAGCACGCCGAGGAACTCGAGCTCTCGGGCGACGGCGTCATGCACGAGGGGCGGTTCTCGACCCGGCTCGGCGTCGAGGGGATCCCGGGCGCCGCGGACGACGTCATGGTCTCCCGCGACCTGCTCCTGACGGCGGACACCGGGGGCCGCTACCACCTGGCGCACATGTCGACCGCGCGCAGCCTGGACCTGATCCGGGCAGCCAGGGCGGATGGCCGGCGGGTCACCTGCGAGGTCTCGGCCCATCACTTGCTGCTGACGGACGAGGACGTCTTCGACTCCGGCCTCGACCCGGACTTCAAGATGCACCCGCCGCTCAGGAGCGCCGCCGACCGGGACGCCCTCGCCCTGGGCCTCGCCGACGGTTCGATCGACGCGATCGCGAGCGATCACGCCCCCCATCATCCGGACGAGAAGGAGCTCGACTTCGTCGCCGCGCCGAACGGCATCGTCGGGCTCGAGACGACGCTCAGCCTCTGCCTGGACCGGCTGGTGGCGAAGGGTGTGATCGACCTGGCGCGCCTCGTCGACCTGCTGTCGACGGCGCCGGCGCGGATCCTCGGCGTAGCCGGCGGCAGCCTCGCACCGGGCTCGCCCGGCGACGTGACCCTGATCGACCTCGAGCGCGAGGTCGAGGTCGACCCGGCGATGTTCCGGAGCAGGTCTCGCAACACGCCGTTCGCCGGCTGGAAGCTGCGCGGCGCGGCGGCCGGCACGGTGGTCGGCGGTCGCGTGATCGAGTTGCCGTAGGCGCGGAGTTTCGGCTAGCCGATGCTCCGGCCTCCATCGACGTCGAGGCAGACGCCGGTGAGAAAGGCGGCGTCGTCGGAGGCGAGGTACGCGACGGCGGAGGCGACATCGGCCGGTTCGGCGAGCCGGCCCAATGGAATCGTCTTCTGAAGGACCTCCCGTCCTGCGTCGTCCAGCTTCCGCCCCCCGGAGGGGCCCTTCATGAAATCGGTGTCGGCGGCGACGGGGTTGACGGCGTTCACGCGGATGCCATGAGGCGCGAGTTCGGTCGCCAGCCCCCGAGTCAGGGTGATCACCGCTCCCTTCGTGGCGTTGTAGGCGGTGATCAGTGGCCGGGGGCGGAGAGCGCCGATCGAGGCGGTATTCACGATGACGCCGCCGTCGAGGCAGACGCCGGTGAGAAAGGCGGCGTCGTCGGAGGCGAGGTACGCGACGGCGGAGGCGACATCGGCCGGTTCGGCGAGCCGGCCCAATGGAATCGTCTTCTGAAGGACCTCCCGTCCTGCGTCGTCCAGCTTCCGCCCCCCGGAGGGGCCCTTCATGAAATCGGTGTCGGCGGCGACGGGGTTGACGGCGTTCACGCGGATGCCATGAGGCGCGAGTTCGGTCGCCAGCCCCCGAGTCAGGGTGATCACCGCTCCCTTCGTGGCGTTGTAGGCGGTGATCAGTGGCCGGGGGCGGAGAGCGCCGATCGAGGCGGTATTCACGATGACGCCGCCTCCGCGTTCGAGCAGCCGCGGCACGCCGTGCACCACGCCCAGGTAGACGCTCTTCGTGTTCACCGCGAAGACCCGGTCGTAGTCGATTTCGGCGAGTTTCCAGAGCGGCTTCGCCCGGTGGCAGTAGCCCGCGTTGTTGACGAGGATGTCGATGCCGCCGAACGCGCCGCAGGCCCGTTCCATCAGCCGCCGCAGGTCGTCGCCTTGCGAGACGTCGACCGTCTCGAAGAGAACCTGGGCGCCGCGTCCGGCGAGCTGGGCTGTCGTCCGTTTCCCCTTGCGTGAGTCGATGTCCGCGAGCGCGACGGCCGCGCCCTCTTCGGCGAACCTGCGCGCGACGGCACGGCCGAAGCCGCCGGCGGCGCCGGTCACGACCGCGACCTTGCCGGCGAAGCGGGTACCGCCGCGCGCGATGTCGTTCTTGCTGTCCGAGTCGTTCATGGTGAGTATCCCCTCAGGTTTCGGGCGGCTACGCTACCCGGGTTCGGCGCCGAGAGAGGCGGGTTGATGGAAGAACGAGCAGCACTCAAGCGGCGTGTCGTCGTGGTCGGCGCCGGGAACGCGGCGCTTTGCGCCGCCCTCGCTGCCCGGGATGAAGGCGCGTCGGTGACCGTGCTGGAGCGCGCGCCGCGGGCCGAACGCGGAGGAAACAGCCGCTTCACGATGGCGGCGATGCGCTTTGCCTACGGCGGCCTCGACGATCTGCGCGAGGTAGCCGGCGGTCTGACCGAGGAGGACGTCGAGTCCAGCGATTTCGGAACGTACCCGGCGCGGCGCTTCATCGAGGATCTCGAACGGACCGGCGGCGGTCAGGCGAACCCGGAACTGGTCGAGACTCTGGTGGGGGAGAGCCGACGGACGCTGCGGTGGATGCGCGGCCGGGGGGTCGAGTTCGTTCCCCTATACGCGGGTCAGGCGTTCGAGATCGACGGCAAGCGGCGTTTCTGGGGCGGTCTGACGCTGCAGGCACGGGGAGGCGGCCCGGGGCTGGTGGCGGCCCTCGAGCGGGCGGCGGAGAAGGCGGGAATCGAGACGCGTTACGGATGCCGGGCGGTCAGCCTGCGGCTGGAGGAGGGCGCCGCGTGCGGCGTCGAGGTCTCGGAGGCATCCGGTCTGAGGATCCTGGAAGCCGACGGCGTGGTCCTCGCCAGCGGCGGCTTCGAGGCGAACGGCGACTGGCGGCGCCGCCACCTCGGCGAAGGCTGGGAGGAGGCCAAGGTCCGGGGCAGCCGCTTCAACACGGGGGATGGCATCCGCATGGCCCTCGAAGCGGGCGCCGGACGGGCCGGGCAGTGGTCCGGCTGCCATGCCGTGGCCTGGGATCTGAACGCGCCCGAGGTCGGCAACCTCGAGGTTCGCCACCGCTACCAGAAACACAGCTATCCGCTCGGCATCGTCGTCAACGCGAGGGGAGAGCGGTTTCTCGACGAGGGGGCGGACTTCCGGAACTACACCTACGCCAGGTACGGCCGCGAGGTGCTGGAGCAGCCGGGCCGCTTCGCCTGGCAGGTGTTCGACGCGCAGGTGGCTCACCTGCTGCGGGACGAGTACCGGAAGCCGCACGCGACCCGTGTCGAGGCAGACTCGCTGCCGGAACTCGCCGCGAGACTTGACGGCGTGGATGCCTCGGCGTTCCTGCGGACGGTCGGCGAGTTCAACGCCGCGGTGCGTCGGGAAGTGCGTTTCGACCCCAGCGTCCGCGATGGCCGCGCGACCCGCGGTCTCGCCCTGAACAAGTCGAACTGGGCCAACGCGCTCGAGGCGCCGCCGTTCGAGGCCTTCGCCGTGACCTGCGGCATCACCTTCACCTTCGGGGGCCTGTCGGTCGATCGGCGCGCCAGGGTGCTCGACCGCGATGGACGGCCGATCCCGGGTCTGTTCGCGGCAGGCGAACTCGTCGGCGGCCTGTTCTACGACAACTACCCGGGCGGTTCCGGACTGACCGCGGGCGCCGTGTTCGGCCGTCTGGCAGGCAGCGGGGCGGGTCGTTTCGATGCCTGAGTCCTCAGTCGACGGCAGCGTCCGCCTCGGGGCCCTTCAGATCCACGGCCCGCAAGGGCGCGTGCGCTACCTCGAGGTCACCACCGCGAGGCTCCAGCTTGCGCTGGCGGCCTTGATCCTCGTTTCTTCTCTCGTCGTCAACGCCGCCCTGATCGCGCCGATCGTGGTCCGTTCGCAGTTCTCGAAGGCCGAGCAGGTCGAGGTGTTCGAGGAACACCGGCGACTGGCGGCTCGCTTCGAGGCGCTGGCCGAACGCTATTCGGAGGTTCGCCAGTTGGCGTCGGAGCTGGACAGTCGACTATGCAAGATCGTCCTGGCCTACGGCGTCGGGGCGCCTGCGAACGAAGGGTGCGGCGAGGCCGTCGAGGTCCTGGAGGAACCCGCGCTGACCCTGCGGCAGGGCCAGGTGGTGCTGATCGAGTCAGGTGTCGAGGAGGACGTGGAACGGGTGACCGGACGCATCGAGGGCCGCTTGCAGGCGGCGATAGAGGTTGAGCAGGCCGACCCCGAACTCGTCGAGCTGACGCCGTCCGCGGTTCCGCTGCGGGGCGACGACTTCGTTCTCGTCGCTCCGTTCGGCCAGACGAGGAACCGGGTCACGGGCGCCGAGGAGTTCCACTACGGCATCGATCTCGCGGCTTCCGCCGGCGCTCCGGTCCTGGCCACGGCGGCCGGTCGGGTGACCTATGCGGGGCGGGGCGCAGCTTTGGGTCGTACCTGGATTCGCTACGGGCGCATCGTCGGAATCCGGCATGGCGACCGCTTCATCACCCTGTTCGGACACCTGGATACGACGGAAGTCCGGGCAGGCGAGGCGGTCAGCCGGGGACAGCGCATCGGCACGGTCGGGGCGACGGGATGGAGCGTGGAGCCGAACCTCCACTACCGCGTGCTACGCCGCCGCGGCGACGGGGGCTACGACGCCGTCGATCCCCGCATCCACATCCTGGACTATCGCTGGCACCAGGAGCAGTTCATCGCCTCGAACGTCGCGCCGGCGGGGCCAGTGCCGCTGCCGGCCACATTGCGGAGATAGAGAACGGGAGAAACGGGTTCATGGACTATCGGGCAGTCATCTTCGACCTGGGGGGAGTCGTCTTCGGTTCGCCGTTGCACGCCATCCGGCGCTACGAACAGGCGAACGGGATCGAGGAGAACTTCGTCAACCACCTGGTCGTCGCGGCCGGGCCGGGAGGATCCTGGCAGCGGCTGGAGCGCGGCGAGCTGGTCATGGGGCCGGGGTTCTTCGCCGCCTTGGACGACGATGTAAGGGCGGCCGATCCGTCGGTGGCCGAGCGCTTCTCGGCCGAGGAGATGATGGCGGCGATAGCCGAGGAGTCGAAGCCCAGGCCGCAGATGGTCGACGCCCTGCGGCGTCTGCGCGCCCGCGGCTACACGGTGGCGGCGCTGACGAACAACTGGGTCAGCGAGGAGGAACGGGAACCCGCGAGCGCCGAGGAGGCGGCGATGCGGGCCGAGGTACGCGAACTCTTCGATGACTACGTCGAATCGAGCGTCGTCGGCCTGCGCAAGCCGGATCCGGAGATCTACCGCCTGGCCTGTGGCCGGCTCGGGATCGAACCGCGCGAGGCGGTGTTCCTGGACGACATCGGGTCGAACCTGAAGAGCGCCCGGGCGCTCGGCATGACCACGATCAAGGTCGACGATCCGGACGACGCCCTCGCCGAGCTATGGCGGACGCTGGCCAGGAGGCAGCGCGACAGAAACGACACGAAGTGAGTTCTGTCGTGAAGCCTCCTGGCGAGGTGGGGGCTGGGGCCAAACAGCGAGCCCGCGAGCGGTTTGGCGGCTCTACTCCGGAAGGGTGAACGCGAGATCGACCATGGCGGTCAGGCCGTCGAGGAGGGTGACTCCGGAGCGTTGGCTGCCGAGGCGTTCGTGCCAGGCTTCGATGGTGTAGGTGCCCGCCGGGAGTCCGGGAATCTCGAAGGTGCCGTCCGGTCCGGTGACGGCGAAGTAGGGGTGGTTGAAGACGGCGAGGTAGCTCGACATCCACGGGTGGACGTCGCACTTGATCCGGAATGCGGGTTCCTCGTCCGTGAACGAGAAGGTGGCCTGCCTGATGGCGGCCGGCATGGCCCGGTTGAAGGGGCGGTTGACCTCGGACAGCGAGTGGACGTTGTGGAGCAGCTCGTCGGAGTTCAGCACCTTGAGTTCCTGGCCCACCATGATGCCGGCGACGCGGGGCGTGTAGCGGCAACCCTGCTGATCGATGACGGGCGGCTCCGCCGGCGGGTAGGGCCCTTCCGGAAGGTTGTCGGCGACGTAGACGAGGACGTTGGCCAGGCCGGCCTGTTCGTCGACCGCGAGGATCTCCGGGTAGACGGGCCCGGAGTACTTGGCGGCGCAGGCCGGGTCCGCGTCCATGTTGAGCGGCCGCAGTTCCGGCACGTCGCCGTCGAAGCGGACGGCGCCCGCGATCGTGCTCGTGCCCAGGGGTTCGGCGGGCGGCGCTTCAGCCGCCGGCGGGCCGCCGCCGCCGGTTCCGTCGGACGCGGCGTCGCCGCAGCCGGGGAGTGCGAGGAAGGGCAGGATGAGAACCGCCGCGAGAGCCGGGCGAAGCGATGGAGTCAGTGGACAGGTCATGCGTCCATTCTACGGGTCCTTCGCGACGGTTCGGCGCGTTTCCTTGACCCGGATAGGGGCCGGTGTTAGCTTCCGCGCGATTCGTGGCCCGGCTGAGCCCCTGAGGGCAACCGCCGCCCTACTTCTTCGCCCTCGATGGCACAGAGTCAGGACAATACGCACGAGCCCGTCGCCGGACGTGCGCCGCTGATCGTCGGCGGCTACGACTTCCGTTCCCTGACGGAAGCGGTCGCGGTGCCGGTCGAGCGCAAGACGCCGATCGGCTGGTGGTTCTTCTTCCTGCCGTCGCTGGCGATGCTGGGCCTGTTCGGGGTTTCGATCGGCTGGCTGTTCTGGGAGGGCACCGGCATCTGGGGTCTGAACAACCCGGTCAACTGGGGCTTCGCGATCGTCAACTTCGTCTTCTGGGTCGGCATCGGCCACGCCGGCACGCTGATCTCCGCCATCCTGTTCCTGTTCCGGCAGAAGTGGCGGACGTCGATCAACCGCGCCGCCGAGGCGATGACGATCTTCGCGGTCATGTGCGCCCTGGTGTTTCCCGGCATCCACGTCGGCCGTGTGTGGGTCGCCTACTGGATGTTCCCGCTGCCGAACCAGATGGACATGTGGCCGAACTTCCGCAGTCCGCTGATCTGGGACGTGTTCGCGGTGTCGATCTACGGCACGGTGTCCCTGATGTTCTGGTACGTCGGCCTGATCCCGGACCTGGCGACGATCCGCGACCGCGCCAAGACCAGGATCCGCAAGATCGCCTACGGCATTTTCGCTCTCGGCTGGCGCGGTTCGCACCGCAACTGGCTCCACTACGAGCGGGCCTACCTGATGCTCGCCGGCCTGGCGACTCCGCTGGTCCTCTCGGTCCACTCCGTCGTGTCGATGGACTTTGCCACCGCCCAGTTGCCCGGCTGGCACACGACGATCTTCCCGCCCTACTTCGTCGCCGGCGCCATCTTCTCCGGCTTCGCGATGGTCATGACCCTGATGCTGATCTGCCGGGTCCTGTTCAGGATGGAGGACATCATCACGATGCGCCACCTCGAGAACATGGCCAAGATCATGCTGCTTACGGGCTGCATGGTCGGCTACGCCTACGGCATCGAGATGTTCATCGCCTGGTACAGCGGCAACCCCTACGAGCAGTTCGCCTTCGCCAACCGGGCGCTGGGCCCGTACGCCTGGGCCTACTGGATCATGGTGAGCTGCAACGTGATCACGCCGCAGCTGTTCTGGTTCAAGAAGATGCGCAACCACATCGGCTGGCTGTTCATCTCGTCCATCCTGATCAACATCGGCATGTGGTTCGAGCGCTTCGTGATCGTCACTTCGTCGCTCC
Protein-coding regions in this window:
- the smc gene encoding chromosome segregation protein SMC; translation: MLKLESLEVNGFKTFVDPVTSRFARGITAIVGPNGCGKSNLAEAITWVLGEQSPKSLRGSSMEEVIFNGSGQRKPLGMAEVSLTFLTDGSVENAEDGRITIGRRIFRGGEGQYRLNDRVARLKDIRDILMDTGLGIRAYSVIEQGRIGMILSGKPQERRKLIEEAAGITRYKNRKRLASLKLEDATADLLRLDDIISEVERSLRSLKRQANAARRHRERRGAYRELLDAVLLARWAKLQGELGELGSALGQEANREAELLAEIARGNAELAECRHTIDARTGEAVRSHERQATLLATIEGRQELIKGGRATRAEIAERLEAGARSEETRRRELAAAEEALAVLAGRRQMFLSEREEALAKVHDDRRRIDEADTAIEDARRRHRDLLEEQAASRVGMDGLRSRLVAERIVTEKAVDRRDRAETTLERSRDALRSIDVDVKSVGAKVETLDIALTTETQAAQRAATALEASRNRRQAAQAERETRREELVEAQKRTAVLRELGQRDEELRTGIRGALLDLGLSEPRFLGDEVNVPAGWEDSLDLFLGPLRNAVLTPGDEDAVAIARALAGLEHQVTLLRPAETRKPLPGLKKIAELDDPEIVGDVWTALGLPEELRASLPPGCLLSSPEAAERLAADNPDVAFLCRDRLWIEAGRVTVRGEGAAPGALGRQRELDDLVRRTDELKERCTTLSSEIDGAAGSVRDAALEGRRIEKAAADLREQLAVARARLEDITERRAVQARESAAAESERDELIRKIAEAESRQAQIQTDIEARETVHRSLERAVQEAAAAVERAREEREERVTAGAGRQGQLELIEERSATERNETERLEQRIASLREADNEWLAEQERLRGRLIELEEASTRARRELDNALAERTSARDEATAAQEALEEERGRGRELEARMRDLGARRDEQRDRIEDLRVRQAGLRQDAEHLEGDYREEFGRELASQEAPARPDGEVPDLDAMTEELEQRRTLLERMGPVNVLAADEYDEQQERHTFLTGQRTDVASSVESLKRTIRDIDRTSSERFVAAFSEVNENFGRTFTELFRGGDAEMRLMDEEDPLDCGIEITARPPGKRAQNIMLLSGGEKALAAIALLFALFQTKPSPFCILDEVDAPLDDANILRFVDMLQRMSAETQFLIITHNKLTMQVASTLYGVTMEERGVSRIVGVDVDEMHPERQLATA
- the pyrR gene encoding bifunctional pyr operon transcriptional regulator/uracil phosphoribosyltransferase PyrR; amino-acid sequence: MTVKRTLFDAPQMARMMRRMALEVVERAGGTDSLMLVGVRTRGVPLADFIAAEIKRTEDVAVPVGVLDITLYRDDLSTIAPQPVVKESVMPVPIDDRIVVLCDDVLYSGRTIRAAMDALIMDYGRPRAIRLAVLIDRGHRELPIHADCVGEHVQTTDTEVIKVSYAATDGGKELVELLEREG
- a CDS encoding aspartate carbamoyltransferase catalytic subunit: MSVPVWQRGDLLGVAELSTAEILHVLDTAESFVEVAARPIKKVPTLRGKTVINLFFEPSTRTSSSFEIAEKRLSADNINFSTSSSSLSKGETLLDTARNLEAMAPDLVVIRHAHPRVPHALAERLASGVINAGDGSHEHPTQALLDAFTIRRRKGRVEGLKIAIVGDVAHSRVVRSNVLCLTRLGADVTVAGPRTMMPEEPESLGARVVYSLEEAIEDADVVMMLRVQLERQARVAFPSEREYFEFFGLTAERLRRASDDAIIMHPGPINRGIEIASEVADGPWSVILEQVANGVAVRMAVLYLLAGTKSGEGGPTP